A DNA window from Synchiropus splendidus isolate RoL2022-P1 chromosome 2, RoL_Sspl_1.0, whole genome shotgun sequence contains the following coding sequences:
- the LOC128753932 gene encoding slit homolog 2 protein-like isoform X6 — protein sequence MVGAPSPAGPGRSPASTTLLLVLVVILVLSGGAASQPCPAQCSCIGTTVDCHGQGLRSVPRNIPRNAERLDLNANNLTKITKADFAGLKNLRVLQLMENKITTIERGAFQDLKELERLRLNRNNLAVFPELLFLGTTKLYRLDLSENQIQGVPRKAFRGAVEIKNLQLDYNHISCIEDGAFRALRDLEVLTLNNNNITRLSVASFNHMPKLRTFRLHSNNLQCDCHVAWLSEWLRQRPRLGLYTQCMSPPHLRGHNVAEVQKKEFVCSDWDEGHQSSSYSSCSVLQCPESCTCSNNIVDCRGKGLTEIPTNLPETITEIRLEQNAIKVIPAGAFSPYKKLRRIDLSNNQISELASDAFQGLRSLNSLVLYGNKITEISKGLLEGLFSLQLLLLNANKIACLRVDAFQDLHNLNLLSLYDNKLQTIAKGTFSSLRAIQTLHLAQNPFICDCHLKWLADYLQDNPIETSGARCTSPRRLANKRIGQIKSKKFRCSGTEDYRSKLGGDCFADLACPEKCRCEGTTVDCSNQKLTKIPDHIPQYTAELRLNNNEFTVLEATGIFKKLPQLRKINLSNNRITDIEEGTFEGASGVNELILTSNRLENIHHRMLKGLSGLRTLMLRSNRISCVSNSSFVGLSSVRLLSLYDNQITSMNPGAFDTLHSLSTLNLLANPFNCNCHLTWLGDWLRRKRIVTGNPRCQSPYFLKEIPIQDVAVQDFACEEGEMEECGMQIEEKLTMSSPGNDENSCSPVLRCPAECSCLDTVVRCSNKGLTTLPKGLPKETTELYLDGNHFTQVPVELSNYKHLTLIDLSNNQISTLSNHSLSNMSELLTLILSYNRLRCIPVRAFDGLKSLRLLSLHGNDISLIPEGAFKDLASLSHLALGANPLYCDCHMQWLSDWVKSGYKEPGIARCAGPGDMTDKLLLTTPSKKFTCTEVPGPCGFLVAGPVELSVQAKCEPCLSNPCQNDGTCSNDPVNYYRCNCPFGFKGQNCEEPIHACISNPCLNGGTCHLKEGDGGNFWCVCPEGFEGDTCEVNIDDCEDNDCENNSTCVDGINNYTCMCSPEYTAATNEVERGELCEEKLDFCAPELNPCQHDSKCILINKGYKCECTPGYVGEHCELDFDDCKDNKCQNGGHCIDAVDGYTCVCPQGYSGLFCEFSPPMVLPRTSPCDNHDCLNGAQCVVMGADPRCQCLHGYEGERCETLVSVNFVDRESYLQLPSNLISPQTNISLQIATDEDSGVLLYKGDNDHIAMELFRGRLRVSYDTGAYPPSAIYSVETVNDGTFHAVELVASDDTLSLSIDGGLPKSIHSISKQSTLNIDSPLYLGGMPERTSASGGLSALQHSSSGRNGTSFHGCLRNLYINGKLQDLGAGSGPAGSEKAQSTGRSWLGQGVEPGCQPCQRGACEQGDCHPTGHRGFTCTCHPGWTGTLCDEQVNNPCDGNKCVHGTCFAINSYSYSCRCQPGFAGVLCDAQNQESSAACSLLYCKHGKCRVSGLGKAYCECNSGYTGEACDKEVACRGERVRDYYQSQQGYAACQTQEKVSRLECRGSCTGGADGLATCCTPLRSKRRKYTFQCTDGSSFVQEVEKVVKCGCTKCSS from the exons TGATCTCAGCGAGAATCAGATCCAGGGGGTTCCACGGAAAGCCTTCAGGGGAGCGGTGGAGATTAAGAACCT GCAGTTGGACTACAACCACATCAGCTGTATCGAGGATGGAGCCTTCCGAGCGCTGCGTGACCTGGAAGTTCT CacactcaacaacaacaacatcacccGACTGTCAGTGGCCAGTTTCAACCACATGCCAAAGCTCAGAACCTT TCGCTTGCACTCCAACAACTTACAGTGCGATTGCCATGTGGCCTGGTTATCAGAGTGGCTGCGTCAGCGCCCCCGTCTGGGACTCTACACACAGTGcatgtctccaccacatctgagGGGCCACAACGTAGCGGAAGTGCAGAAGAAGGAGTTTGTCTGCAGTG ACTGGGACGAAG GTCACCAGTCGTCATCATATTCCTCCTGCAGTGTGTTACAGTGCCCTGAGTCCTGCACTTGCAGTAATAACATTGTGGACTGCAGAGGAAAAGGCCTGACAGAAATACCAACCAATCTGCCGGAAACTATTACAGAGAT ACGACTGGAGCAGAACGCCATCAAGGTCATCCCAGCTGGGGCCTTTTCTCCTTATAAGAAGCTCCGCAGAAT AGACTTGAGCAACAACCAGATATCGGAGTTGGCCTCAGACGCCTTCCAGGGTCTGCGCTCCCTCAACTCACT TGTCCTTTATGGAAATAAAATCACAGAGATTTCAAAGGGACTTTTGGAGgggctcttctctctgcagcTACT GTTACTGAATGCTAATAAGATAGCGTGTCTGCGTGTGGATGCTTTTCAAGACCTCCACAACCTCAATCTGCTCTCACTGTACGACAACAAGCTGCAGACCATCGCCAAGGGAACGTTCTCTTCGCTCAGAGCCATCCAAACACT TCATTTAGCTCAGAACCCCTTCATCTGTGACTGCCATCTGAAGTGGTTGGCTGACTACCTGCAAGACAATCCCATTGAGACCAGCGGCGCCCGCTGCACCAGCCCGCGCCGGCTTGCCAATAAACGAATTGGACAAATCAAGAGCAAGAAGTTCCGCTgctcag GTACGGAGGATTACCGCAGTAAGCTGGGAGGGGACTGCTTCGCTGACCTGGCTTGCCCTGAGAAGTGTCGCTGCGAGGGCACCACAGTGGACTGCTCCAACCAGAAACTCACAAAAATACCAGATCACATCCCACAGTACACTGCTGAACT GCGTCTCAACAACAATGAATTCACTGTGCTGGAGGCGACAGGGATCTTCAAAAAGCTGCCACAGCTGAGGAAGAT caACTTGAGTAACAACCGCATCACTGACATAGAGGAAGGGACGTTTGAAGGAGCTTCGGGGGTCAACGAGTTGATTCTGACATCCAACAGATTGGAAAACATACACCACCGCATGCTGAAGGGCCTCAGCGGACTCCGTACTCT CATGCTGAGAAGCAACCGCATCAGCTGCGTGAGCAACAGCAGCTTTGTGGGTTTGAGCTCGGTGCGTCTCCTGTCGCTTTACGATAACCAGATCACCTCCATGAACCCAGGAGCCTTCGACACGCTGCACTCTCTCTCCACACT AAACCTTCTGGCCAATCCCTTCAACTGCAACTGTCACCTGACCTGGCTCGGTGACTGGCTGAGGAGGAAGCGCATTGTCACCGGCAACCCTCGCTGCCAAAGCCCTTACTTTCTGAAGGAGATCCCCATACAGGATGTGGCAGTCCAGGACTTCGCCTGTGAAGAAGGTGAGATGGAAGAGTGTGGGATGCAGATCGAGGAGAAGCTGACTATGTCCTCACCAGGTAACGATGAGAACAGCTGCTCTCCGGTGTTGAGGTGTCCGGCGGAGTGCTCCTGTCTGGACACTGTGGTGCGCTGCAGCAACAAGGGCCTTACCACGCTGCCCAAAGGTCTGCCCAAGGAGACCACTGAACT GTATCTGGACGGTAACCACTTCACCCAGGTTCCAGTGGAGCTCTCCAATTACAAACACCTGACGCTCAT TGATTTGAGTAACAACCAGATCAGCACGTTGTCCAACCACAGCCTCAGTAACATGTCCGAGCTGCTTACCCT AATCCTGAGTTACAACCGCCTGCGGTGCATACCAGTGCGGGCGTTTGATGGACTCAAGTCTCTTCGCTTATT GTCTCTCCATGGTAACGACATATCGCTGATACCAGAAGGAGCCTTCAAAGACCTGGCATCTCTTTCCCACCT GGCTCTGGGCGCCAACCCTCTGTACTGCGACTGCCACATGCAGTGGCTGTCAGACTGGGTGAAGAGTGGCTACAAGGAACCAGGCATCGCCCGCTGCGCTGGGCCTGGAGATATGACAGATAAACTGCTGCTCACCACACCGTCCAAGAAGTTCACCTGCACAG AGGTTCCTGGGCCGTGTGGTTTTCTGGTAGCAG GTCCAGTGGAGTTAAGTGTCCAGGCTAAATGTGAGCCCTGTCTGTCCAATCCATGCCAAAATGATGGCACTTGCTCCAATGACCCGGTCAACTACTACCGCTGCAACTGCCCCTTTGGCTTTAAG GGTCAAAACTGCGAAGAGCCAATTCACGCCTGCATCAGCAATCCTTGCCTGAATGGAGGGACCTGCCATCTGAAGGAAGGAGATGGGGGCAACTTCTG gtgtgtgtgtccagaagGCTTTGAGGGCGACACGTGTGAGGTCAACATTGATGACTGCGAGGACAACGACTGTGAGAATAACTCCACCTGCGTGGACGGGATCAACAACTACACGTGCATGTGCTCACCTGAGTACACAG CTGCTACCAATGAGGTGGAGAGAG GTGAGCTTTGCGAAGAAAAGCTGGACTTCTGCGCACCAGAGTTGAACCCGTGCCAACATGACTCCAAGTGCATTCTCATCAATAAAGGATACAA GTGTGAGTGCACTCCAGGTTATGTAGGTGAGCACTGTGAGTTGGACTTCGACGACTGTAAAGATAACAAATGTCAAAATGGAGGCCATTGCATTGACGCGGTCGACGGGTACACGTGCGTCTGTCCGCAGGGGTACAG TGGGTTGTTCTGCGAGTTTTCCCCCCCGATGGTCCTTCCTCGCACCAGTCCATGCGACAACCACGACTGCCTCAACGGGGCGCAGTGCGTAGTCATGGGAGCGGACCCCCGCTGTCAGTGTCTTCATGGCTATGAGGGAGAACGCTGCGAGACGCTGGTCAGTGTCAACTTTGTCGACCGAGAGTCGTACCTGCAACTCCCGTCCAACCTGATCTCACCGCAGACCAACATCAGCCTGCAG ATTGCTACAGATGAGGACAGTGGGGTGTTGCTGTACAAAGGGGATAATGATCACATTGCCATGGAGCTGTTCAGAGGACGGCTGCGGGTCAGCTACGATACCGGCGCCTACCCTCCGTCAGCCATTTACAG CGTGGAGACGGTGAATGATGGGACTTTCCACGCCGTCGAGCTGGTGGCGTCCGATGACACTCTGTCTCTGTCCATCGACGGGGGGCTGCCAAAATCCATCCACTCCATCAGTAAACAGTCCACACTCAACATCGACTCGCCGCTTTATCTGGGAG GGATGCCTGAACGGACCTCAGCCTCGGGCGGCCTGTCAGCTCTGCAGCACAGCTCCAGTGGACGCAATGGCACCAGCTTCCACGGCTGCCTGCGTAATCTATACATCAACGGGAAGCTCCAGGACCTCGGAGCGGGATCTGGACCTGCAGGCTCGGAGAAGGCGCAGAGCACTGGCAGAAGCTGGCTGGGTCAGGGGGTGGAGCCGGGCTGCCAGCCGTGTCAAAGAGGAGCATGTGAGCAAGGAGACTGCCACCCCACTGGCCATCGGGGATTCACATGCACCTGCCACCCGGGTTGGACTGGAACGTTGTGTGATGAACAAGTCAACAATCCATGCGATGGCAACAA GTGTGTCCACGGGACCTGCTTCGCCATCAACTCCTACTCTTACTCCTGCCGCTGCCAGCCAGGCTTTGCCGGCGTCCTCTGTGACGCGCAGAATCAGGAGTCCTCCGCCGCCTGCAGCCTACTCTACTGCAAACACGGCAAATGTCGAGTGTCAGGGTTGGGCAAGGCGTACTGCGAATGTAACAGCGGCTACACAGGAGAGGCATGTGACAAAG AGGTGGCCTGTCGAGGTGAACGGGTCCGAGATTACTACCAGAGCCAGCAAGGCTACGCGGCGTGCCAAACCCAGGAGAAGGTCTCCCGTCTAGAGTGTCGGGGCAGCTGCACTGGGGGTGCAGACGGACTGGCGACCTGCTGCACCCCCCTACGCAGCAAACGCAGGAAATACACCTTCCAGTGCACCGACGGTTCCTCCTTTGTCCAGGAAGTGGAGAAAGTCGTCAAGTGTGGCTGTACAAAGTGTTCCTCGTAA
- the LOC128753932 gene encoding slit homolog 2 protein-like isoform X9: MVGAPSPAGPGRSPASTTLLLVLVVILVLSGGAASQPCPAQCSCIGTTVDCHGQGLRSVPRNIPRNAERLDLNANNLTKITKADFAGLKNLRVLQLMENKITTIERGAFQDLKELERLRLNRNNLAVFPELLFLGTTKLYRLDLSENQIQGVPRKAFRGAVEIKNLQLDYNHISCIEDGAFRALRDLEVLTLNNNNITRLSVASFNHMPKLRTFRLHSNNLQCDCHVAWLSEWLRQRPRLGLYTQCMSPPHLRGHNVAEVQKKEFVCSDWDEGHQSSSYSSCSVLQCPESCTCSNNIVDCRGKGLTEIPTNLPETITEIRLEQNAIKVIPAGAFSPYKKLRRIDLSNNQISELASDAFQGLRSLNSLVLYGNKITEISKGLLEGLFSLQLLLLNANKIACLRVDAFQDLHNLNLLSLYDNKLQTIAKGTFSSLRAIQTLHLAQNPFICDCHLKWLADYLQDNPIETSGARCTSPRRLANKRIGQIKSKKFRCSAREQYFIPGVHHVGCTEDYRSKLGGDCFADLACPEKCRCEGTTVDCSNQKLTKIPDHIPQYTAELRLNNNEFTVLEATGIFKKLPQLRKINLSNNRITDIEEGTFEGASGVNELILTSNRLENIHHRMLKGLSGLRTLMLRSNRISCVSNSSFVGLSSVRLLSLYDNQITSMNPGAFDTLHSLSTLNLLANPFNCNCHLTWLGDWLRRKRIVTGNPRCQSPYFLKEIPIQDVAVQDFACEEGNDENSCSPVLRCPAECSCLDTVVRCSNKGLTTLPKGLPKETTELYLDGNHFTQVPVELSNYKHLTLIDLSNNQISTLSNHSLSNMSELLTLILSYNRLRCIPVRAFDGLKSLRLLSLHGNDISLIPEGAFKDLASLSHLALGANPLYCDCHMQWLSDWVKSGYKEPGIARCAGPGDMTDKLLLTTPSKKFTCTGPVELSVQAKCEPCLSNPCQNDGTCSNDPVNYYRCNCPFGFKGQNCEEPIHACISNPCLNGGTCHLKEGDGGNFWCVCPEGFEGDTCEVNIDDCEDNDCENNSTCVDGINNYTCMCSPEYTAATNEVERGELCEEKLDFCAPELNPCQHDSKCILINKGYKCECTPGYVGEHCELDFDDCKDNKCQNGGHCIDAVDGYTCVCPQGYSGLFCEFSPPMVLPRTSPCDNHDCLNGAQCVVMGADPRCQCLHGYEGERCETLVSVNFVDRESYLQLPSNLISPQTNISLQIATDEDSGVLLYKGDNDHIAMELFRGRLRVSYDTGAYPPSAIYSVETVNDGTFHAVELVASDDTLSLSIDGGLPKSIHSISKQSTLNIDSPLYLGGMPERTSASGGLSALQHSSSGRNGTSFHGCLRNLYINGKLQDLGAGSGPAGSEKAQSTGRSWLGQGVEPGCQPCQRGACEQGDCHPTGHRGFTCTCHPGWTGTLCDEQVNNPCDGNKCVHGTCFAINSYSYSCRCQPGFAGVLCDAQNQESSAACSLLYCKHGKCRVSGLGKAYCECNSGYTGEACDKEVACRGERVRDYYQSQQGYAACQTQEKVSRLECRGSCTGGADGLATCCTPLRSKRRKYTFQCTDGSSFVQEVEKVVKCGCTKCSS; this comes from the exons TGATCTCAGCGAGAATCAGATCCAGGGGGTTCCACGGAAAGCCTTCAGGGGAGCGGTGGAGATTAAGAACCT GCAGTTGGACTACAACCACATCAGCTGTATCGAGGATGGAGCCTTCCGAGCGCTGCGTGACCTGGAAGTTCT CacactcaacaacaacaacatcacccGACTGTCAGTGGCCAGTTTCAACCACATGCCAAAGCTCAGAACCTT TCGCTTGCACTCCAACAACTTACAGTGCGATTGCCATGTGGCCTGGTTATCAGAGTGGCTGCGTCAGCGCCCCCGTCTGGGACTCTACACACAGTGcatgtctccaccacatctgagGGGCCACAACGTAGCGGAAGTGCAGAAGAAGGAGTTTGTCTGCAGTG ACTGGGACGAAG GTCACCAGTCGTCATCATATTCCTCCTGCAGTGTGTTACAGTGCCCTGAGTCCTGCACTTGCAGTAATAACATTGTGGACTGCAGAGGAAAAGGCCTGACAGAAATACCAACCAATCTGCCGGAAACTATTACAGAGAT ACGACTGGAGCAGAACGCCATCAAGGTCATCCCAGCTGGGGCCTTTTCTCCTTATAAGAAGCTCCGCAGAAT AGACTTGAGCAACAACCAGATATCGGAGTTGGCCTCAGACGCCTTCCAGGGTCTGCGCTCCCTCAACTCACT TGTCCTTTATGGAAATAAAATCACAGAGATTTCAAAGGGACTTTTGGAGgggctcttctctctgcagcTACT GTTACTGAATGCTAATAAGATAGCGTGTCTGCGTGTGGATGCTTTTCAAGACCTCCACAACCTCAATCTGCTCTCACTGTACGACAACAAGCTGCAGACCATCGCCAAGGGAACGTTCTCTTCGCTCAGAGCCATCCAAACACT TCATTTAGCTCAGAACCCCTTCATCTGTGACTGCCATCTGAAGTGGTTGGCTGACTACCTGCAAGACAATCCCATTGAGACCAGCGGCGCCCGCTGCACCAGCCCGCGCCGGCTTGCCAATAAACGAATTGGACAAATCAAGAGCAAGAAGTTCCGCTgctcag CTAGAGAACAATATTTCATTCCAG gagTACACCATGTTGGCT GTACGGAGGATTACCGCAGTAAGCTGGGAGGGGACTGCTTCGCTGACCTGGCTTGCCCTGAGAAGTGTCGCTGCGAGGGCACCACAGTGGACTGCTCCAACCAGAAACTCACAAAAATACCAGATCACATCCCACAGTACACTGCTGAACT GCGTCTCAACAACAATGAATTCACTGTGCTGGAGGCGACAGGGATCTTCAAAAAGCTGCCACAGCTGAGGAAGAT caACTTGAGTAACAACCGCATCACTGACATAGAGGAAGGGACGTTTGAAGGAGCTTCGGGGGTCAACGAGTTGATTCTGACATCCAACAGATTGGAAAACATACACCACCGCATGCTGAAGGGCCTCAGCGGACTCCGTACTCT CATGCTGAGAAGCAACCGCATCAGCTGCGTGAGCAACAGCAGCTTTGTGGGTTTGAGCTCGGTGCGTCTCCTGTCGCTTTACGATAACCAGATCACCTCCATGAACCCAGGAGCCTTCGACACGCTGCACTCTCTCTCCACACT AAACCTTCTGGCCAATCCCTTCAACTGCAACTGTCACCTGACCTGGCTCGGTGACTGGCTGAGGAGGAAGCGCATTGTCACCGGCAACCCTCGCTGCCAAAGCCCTTACTTTCTGAAGGAGATCCCCATACAGGATGTGGCAGTCCAGGACTTCGCCTGTGAAGAAG GTAACGATGAGAACAGCTGCTCTCCGGTGTTGAGGTGTCCGGCGGAGTGCTCCTGTCTGGACACTGTGGTGCGCTGCAGCAACAAGGGCCTTACCACGCTGCCCAAAGGTCTGCCCAAGGAGACCACTGAACT GTATCTGGACGGTAACCACTTCACCCAGGTTCCAGTGGAGCTCTCCAATTACAAACACCTGACGCTCAT TGATTTGAGTAACAACCAGATCAGCACGTTGTCCAACCACAGCCTCAGTAACATGTCCGAGCTGCTTACCCT AATCCTGAGTTACAACCGCCTGCGGTGCATACCAGTGCGGGCGTTTGATGGACTCAAGTCTCTTCGCTTATT GTCTCTCCATGGTAACGACATATCGCTGATACCAGAAGGAGCCTTCAAAGACCTGGCATCTCTTTCCCACCT GGCTCTGGGCGCCAACCCTCTGTACTGCGACTGCCACATGCAGTGGCTGTCAGACTGGGTGAAGAGTGGCTACAAGGAACCAGGCATCGCCCGCTGCGCTGGGCCTGGAGATATGACAGATAAACTGCTGCTCACCACACCGTCCAAGAAGTTCACCTGCACAG GTCCAGTGGAGTTAAGTGTCCAGGCTAAATGTGAGCCCTGTCTGTCCAATCCATGCCAAAATGATGGCACTTGCTCCAATGACCCGGTCAACTACTACCGCTGCAACTGCCCCTTTGGCTTTAAG GGTCAAAACTGCGAAGAGCCAATTCACGCCTGCATCAGCAATCCTTGCCTGAATGGAGGGACCTGCCATCTGAAGGAAGGAGATGGGGGCAACTTCTG gtgtgtgtgtccagaagGCTTTGAGGGCGACACGTGTGAGGTCAACATTGATGACTGCGAGGACAACGACTGTGAGAATAACTCCACCTGCGTGGACGGGATCAACAACTACACGTGCATGTGCTCACCTGAGTACACAG CTGCTACCAATGAGGTGGAGAGAG GTGAGCTTTGCGAAGAAAAGCTGGACTTCTGCGCACCAGAGTTGAACCCGTGCCAACATGACTCCAAGTGCATTCTCATCAATAAAGGATACAA GTGTGAGTGCACTCCAGGTTATGTAGGTGAGCACTGTGAGTTGGACTTCGACGACTGTAAAGATAACAAATGTCAAAATGGAGGCCATTGCATTGACGCGGTCGACGGGTACACGTGCGTCTGTCCGCAGGGGTACAG TGGGTTGTTCTGCGAGTTTTCCCCCCCGATGGTCCTTCCTCGCACCAGTCCATGCGACAACCACGACTGCCTCAACGGGGCGCAGTGCGTAGTCATGGGAGCGGACCCCCGCTGTCAGTGTCTTCATGGCTATGAGGGAGAACGCTGCGAGACGCTGGTCAGTGTCAACTTTGTCGACCGAGAGTCGTACCTGCAACTCCCGTCCAACCTGATCTCACCGCAGACCAACATCAGCCTGCAG ATTGCTACAGATGAGGACAGTGGGGTGTTGCTGTACAAAGGGGATAATGATCACATTGCCATGGAGCTGTTCAGAGGACGGCTGCGGGTCAGCTACGATACCGGCGCCTACCCTCCGTCAGCCATTTACAG CGTGGAGACGGTGAATGATGGGACTTTCCACGCCGTCGAGCTGGTGGCGTCCGATGACACTCTGTCTCTGTCCATCGACGGGGGGCTGCCAAAATCCATCCACTCCATCAGTAAACAGTCCACACTCAACATCGACTCGCCGCTTTATCTGGGAG GGATGCCTGAACGGACCTCAGCCTCGGGCGGCCTGTCAGCTCTGCAGCACAGCTCCAGTGGACGCAATGGCACCAGCTTCCACGGCTGCCTGCGTAATCTATACATCAACGGGAAGCTCCAGGACCTCGGAGCGGGATCTGGACCTGCAGGCTCGGAGAAGGCGCAGAGCACTGGCAGAAGCTGGCTGGGTCAGGGGGTGGAGCCGGGCTGCCAGCCGTGTCAAAGAGGAGCATGTGAGCAAGGAGACTGCCACCCCACTGGCCATCGGGGATTCACATGCACCTGCCACCCGGGTTGGACTGGAACGTTGTGTGATGAACAAGTCAACAATCCATGCGATGGCAACAA GTGTGTCCACGGGACCTGCTTCGCCATCAACTCCTACTCTTACTCCTGCCGCTGCCAGCCAGGCTTTGCCGGCGTCCTCTGTGACGCGCAGAATCAGGAGTCCTCCGCCGCCTGCAGCCTACTCTACTGCAAACACGGCAAATGTCGAGTGTCAGGGTTGGGCAAGGCGTACTGCGAATGTAACAGCGGCTACACAGGAGAGGCATGTGACAAAG AGGTGGCCTGTCGAGGTGAACGGGTCCGAGATTACTACCAGAGCCAGCAAGGCTACGCGGCGTGCCAAACCCAGGAGAAGGTCTCCCGTCTAGAGTGTCGGGGCAGCTGCACTGGGGGTGCAGACGGACTGGCGACCTGCTGCACCCCCCTACGCAGCAAACGCAGGAAATACACCTTCCAGTGCACCGACGGTTCCTCCTTTGTCCAGGAAGTGGAGAAAGTCGTCAAGTGTGGCTGTACAAAGTGTTCCTCGTAA